The DNA window TAATTTCATCAGCAATTTCACTAAACTCTTTATGAGTGGTATATTTATCAAGTATCTCTTTGAAATTCAAAATTAAGTAGCTAAAATTTTCTTTTTTTATTAATTAAATTCACTGCAAAGTTAGTTAATCTATCATAATGTAAAATCTAAAATCAATTAAATAAAGAAACCACTTATAGCGGATCTGCTGTAACTTTAAACTTTAGAAAAACATCAAGGTCAACATCTTGTAATAAAATTTCCTTTATTCCTGCTTCTGTTCTCAATGAATAAGTGCTACTTTTAAGATATTTATCAAGTTTTTCATCTGTAAGTTCCAAGCTTATACTTTGGGCAACAGAAGAAATATTATCTTTCCATGCTAATTCAATTTCATCTTCACTATTTGTTGAAATATAAATATGAATGGACCCTAAAAAGGAAAATGTTTTATCCGTTGGATTTGTAATTGTTAAAGTTAATTCATTAAGTTTAACATCTTTAACTAACTCTGCTTTAGTGTTGTGATTTTCAAAATCATTTGTTGAATTGGTTGGAATAGTAGGAATAGGAATATCAATTGGCAAACCGGGAATTGAAAATACTTTTTCAATGGTTGTTGTTGTTGTCTGCTCAACATAAAAAGTTAATGCTTCATCTAATTTATCGCATTTTATAAAAAATAAAACCAAAAATAATCCAATAAATGTTGCTAATTTTTTCATAATGTTAATATTTTTTCTTATCAAAGATACGTATTTTTTTTGGTTCTTTGTCAAATACTTGGGTAATCAAATTTGCCACAGATTCACAGATTACAAAATTACTCTTTTTGTAATCTGTGAATCTGTCTTCGACTGACGTAGTCTTACTTCGATTATACATAGCATGTCTTCGACAGACGAAGTCTGTGGCTTTAATATTTTTTCACCCACACAAATCAACATAGAACGTTTTTTTTTATAAAAATCAAATATTATTTCGAAATTCAATTTCGTTAAGTTCTAAAAGCTCATTGCATCTGCAACTACAAAGGCACTACCTGTAACTAAAATCATATCATTTTCCACTGCATTATTTTTTGCAGTGCTTAATGCATGCTTTACTGTTTTAAAAACTTTTCCTTTTAAATCAAATTTACTTGCAATTTCTTTTAGCTTATTTGCATCTAATCCACGTGGCACATTGGGTTTTGCAAAATAATAATTTGCTTCAATTGGCAATAATTTAAAAATATTTTCAAAACTTTTATCATTACTCATTCCAAATACAATATGTAAATTATTGAATTTATAATTATTGACTTGCATAAGCATATTTTTTACAGCAACAGCATTATGCGAAATATCAAAAATTACAGTAGGATTTTCTTCCATTAACTCCCATCTTCCATGTATGTTTGTGTTTTTTATGCTTTGTCTAAAAGCTTTTCTTAAATTCATAGAATTAAATTCACTCTTTAATTCATCCGAAATAATATCAAGAACTTTTAAAACCGTATTAATGTTTTCTCCCTGATAACTTCCAAGAAGGTCGCATTTTAATTTATCAAAAATTATTTTTTCATTTCTAAAAATATTAAAAACTGAAAATATATTTTCAATTCCCTTAAAATCAAATTGATATTCATCAGAAACAAAATAAATTGGTGATTTTCTTTCTTCTGCAATTTTTTGAAAAACCTTTTCCGTACTCAATTTTTTTTCTCCAATTACCACAGGAATTTCTTTTTTGATTATCCCTGCTTTTTCAACAGCTATTTTTTCGATAGTGTTTCCCAACATTTTTTCATGCTCAAGAGAAATATTTGTAATAACGGATACAAGCGGATTAAGAATATTGGTTGAATCTAAACGCCCTCCAAGTCCTGTTTCGATTACAGCAATATCAACATTTTGCTTAGCAAAATAATCGAAAGCCATAGCAACGGTTATTTCAAAAAATGAAGGCTGAACTTTTTCAATAATTTTTTTATTTTCTTTTACAAATCTAACAACAAAATCTTGAGTAACATCTTTGCCATTAATTTTTATTCTTTCCCTAAAATCAAGAAGATGTGGTGAAGTGTATAATCCAACTTTTAATCCTGACTCCATTAAAGCGGATGTAAGCAAATGACTTACAGAACCTTTACCATTTGTTCCTGCAATATGAACTGATTTAAATTTTAGCTGAGGATTTTTTAAGTGCTTACAAAAGGCAATAATATTCGTCAAGTCTTTTTTAAAAGCCGAATCTCCTACACGTTGATACATAGGTAGTTTTTCGAATAAATAATCTATTGTTTGTTTGTAGTCCATAGAAATTTTATGAAGAAATTTTTTCATGAATTTTATTTATCACAAAACTATATTTCTCGTCAAAATCAACATTATTATTAATAACAATATCAACATTATTTTTATAGGGTAAAATATATTTATTAAAAGCAGGAATCACATGATTGTTCCATTGATGAATAAAAGTTTCTTCAGGTATTCCTCTTTCATAAATATCTCTTTTTTCTCTTCTTATAAATCTGATTTTTTCATCAGCTTCAACAAATATTTTAAAATCTGTAAAGGATGCAATTTTTTCAAGATGTAATACAAACAGCCCTTCAATTAGTATCACTGAGGTGGGTTTTAGTAGCTTTACCTTTGGTTCTTTGTTCGGGTTATTAAATGTGTATTCAAGTTTTTCAATTTCTTTCCCCTCTGATAAAATTAGCAAATCATTGTAAAACTGTTCATAATTAATAGCACTAGGGAGGTCGAAATTATAAATGCCTTTTTCATCCTTAAATATTTCTTTCTTAGGTTTGTAATAATCATCCAAAGAAATAATACATAATTCCTCCTCCGAAAATTCTTTACGTAATTTGTTCAACAATAAAGATTTCCCTGAAGCACTACCTCCGCAAACACTTATCAAATAATATGATAGTTCAATTTTATTCTCCATTTGTGTAAAACTTAACGCCTCAAAGGTATTAAATCTAATTTTCACATTAGGATAGCTCTAAAATATTTTTTCTGTAAACCTTAAATTTTATTAGATTTGCATCTTATTAAATAGATTTATAAAAGCTTAAATTAAATATTTATTAAATTATGAAAAAATTATTAACCTTATTTTTATTAGTTCTAATTTTTAGTACTATCTCACAAGCCAAACCCGATGAAGGGATGTGGCTACCACTTTACATCAAGCAATTGAACATGAAACAGATGAAAAAGCTTGGTTTTAAACTTAGTGCTAAAGACATTTATGACATCAACAATTCAAGTATGAAAGATGCTGTTGTGCGTCTTGGAAAAGGATTTTGCACAGGAGAAATAGTTTCCGAAAAAGGACTTGTTTTTACAAATCATCATTGCGGATTTAGTGCAATTGCTGACCTCAGTAGTGTTGACAATGATTTTTTAGAAAATGGATTTTGGGCAAAAAGTTTTGATAAAGAAATTCCTATTCCCGATTTTTCAGTTTCACGTCTTGTTTACATGAAAGACCTTACATTTTTAATTGATTCATTAACATCCGTTACTGAAGACGAAGATGAAGTAGGAAACATTAAATCACATATTATTGATTCAGTAATAAATAAAGCTACTAAAGACAATCATTTTGAAGCAGAAGTAAAAACTATGTTTGCAGGAACAGAATATTTTCTTTTGGTTTATGAAACTTTTAATGATGTAAGATTTGTTGCTGCACCCCCTTCTTCAATTGGTAAATTTGGAGGAGATACTGATAACTGGATGTGGCCTCGTCATACAGGCGATTTTTCAATACTGAGAATTTATATGTCTCCTGATGGAAAACCTGCGGAATACAACGAAGATAATGTTCCTTACAAACCTCTTTATCATTTTCCTATTTCATTAAAAGGTATTGAAAGAAATGATTTTTCAATGATTCTTGGTTATCCCGGAACTACTGAAAGATATTTAACATCTTACGATATAGCTTACAAACTTAACAAAGAGCAACCCGCAATGATTGATATTTTTGGCAAACAACTTTCAATGATGAAACAAGCAATGGATGCAGACCACCAAGTACGTATTGATATGGCTTCACAATATGCAGG is part of the Bacteroidota bacterium genome and encodes:
- a CDS encoding uridine kinase, yielding MENKIELSYYLISVCGGSASGKSLLLNKLRKEFSEEELCIISLDDYYKPKKEIFKDEKGIYNFDLPSAINYEQFYNDLLILSEGKEIEKLEYTFNNPNKEPKVKLLKPTSVILIEGLFVLHLEKIASFTDFKIFVEADEKIRFIRREKRDIYERGIPEETFIHQWNNHVIPAFNKYILPYKNNVDIVINNNVDFDEKYSFVINKIHEKISS
- a CDS encoding folylpolyglutamate synthase/dihydrofolate synthase family protein produces the protein MKKFLHKISMDYKQTIDYLFEKLPMYQRVGDSAFKKDLTNIIAFCKHLKNPQLKFKSVHIAGTNGKGSVSHLLTSALMESGLKVGLYTSPHLLDFRERIKINGKDVTQDFVVRFVKENKKIIEKVQPSFFEITVAMAFDYFAKQNVDIAVIETGLGGRLDSTNILNPLVSVITNISLEHEKMLGNTIEKIAVEKAGIIKKEIPVVIGEKKLSTEKVFQKIAEERKSPIYFVSDEYQFDFKGIENIFSVFNIFRNEKIIFDKLKCDLLGSYQGENINTVLKVLDIISDELKSEFNSMNLRKAFRQSIKNTNIHGRWELMEENPTVIFDISHNAVAVKNMLMQVNNYKFNNLHIVFGMSNDKSFENIFKLLPIEANYYFAKPNVPRGLDANKLKEIASKFDLKGKVFKTVKHALSTAKNNAVENDMILVTGSAFVVADAMSF